In a genomic window of Sporosarcina trichiuri:
- a CDS encoding hemerythrin domain-containing protein, with product MAGPALKQLQSHRAIHEGGLSGAVGKTEMLIEFLQQGDQKNAERAADDLIDYWKTRVISHADAEEEGFYLEIKEEDPSLEKAVTQLTRDHDIMRLVVADIEQLKETEGISPTVLQKFYALLVVNELHSREEERLLFEENNPGS from the coding sequence ATGGCAGGTCCGGCACTGAAACAGCTGCAGTCCCACAGGGCGATCCACGAAGGCGGCTTATCCGGCGCAGTCGGCAAGACGGAGATGCTGATCGAGTTCCTCCAGCAGGGCGATCAGAAGAATGCGGAGCGCGCTGCGGACGATCTGATCGATTATTGGAAGACACGTGTGATCAGCCATGCGGATGCGGAAGAGGAAGGGTTCTATCTGGAAATCAAGGAAGAGGATCCTTCACTCGAAAAGGCAGTGACCCAGCTGACGCGCGATCATGACATCATGCGCCTGGTCGTGGCGGATATCGAGCAGCTGAAGGAGACGGAAGGGATCAGCCCGACGGTCCTGCAGAAATTCTACGCGCTTCTCGTCGTCAATGAACTGCACAGCCGCGAAGAAGAGCGGCTGCTGTTCGAGGAGAATAATCCCGGGAGCTGA
- the recQ gene encoding DNA helicase RecQ, whose protein sequence is MMEQALGVLEEKFGYPSFRAGQEQVIQLVMDGSDALCVMPTGGGKSLCYQVPAMLMEGTVLVISPLISLMKDQVDALWQLGIPAAYINSTLSTEEYFGTLENARDGHYKLLYIAPERLESESFMRELGRMKVPMIAIDEAHCISQWGHDFRPSYRNISRVLNCFDEKPVLLALTATATPTVREDIREQLGIPQEQTVLTGFERGNLTFTVVKGENREKFIKDYVSKNKDEAGIIYAATRKAVESVHDQLARSGVAVAKYHGGMDDYERQREQDRFLNDEASVMVATNAFGMGIDKSNIRYVIHYQMPKNMESYYQEAGRAGRDGLDSECILLFASQDIQTQRFLIEQSQDPSRMRSETEKLQGMIDYCHTEDCLQQYIITYFGEQEPPPCGRCANCTDTREQLDVTLDAQKVLSCVIRMGQRFGKTMIAQVLTGSRNKKLLEFRFDELSTYGLMKGKNAKEVADFIEFLISANCLSVENGQFPTIQVAERGKDVLLGKEKIGRKGSFVTKQLTEDDPLFERLRQLRRTLAQEAGVPPFVIFSDKTLKDMAAKKPRTADEFLDVNGVGQSKLESYGEVFITEIESFGLQEA, encoded by the coding sequence ATGATGGAGCAGGCGCTCGGCGTACTCGAAGAGAAATTCGGCTACCCCTCGTTCAGGGCAGGCCAGGAACAGGTCATCCAGCTCGTCATGGACGGCTCGGACGCCCTTTGTGTCATGCCGACCGGCGGCGGTAAATCACTGTGCTACCAAGTGCCGGCCATGCTGATGGAAGGGACGGTCCTCGTAATATCCCCACTCATCTCACTCATGAAAGACCAGGTGGATGCCCTCTGGCAGCTCGGCATCCCGGCTGCATACATCAACAGCACACTGTCCACGGAAGAATACTTCGGTACGCTAGAGAACGCGCGGGACGGCCACTACAAACTGCTGTACATCGCACCTGAGCGGCTTGAATCCGAGTCGTTCATGCGTGAGCTCGGCCGCATGAAAGTGCCGATGATCGCCATCGACGAAGCCCACTGCATCTCGCAATGGGGACACGATTTCCGGCCGAGCTACCGCAATATCAGCCGGGTGCTTAATTGTTTCGATGAAAAACCGGTCTTGCTTGCCCTCACGGCAACAGCGACACCGACCGTACGGGAAGACATCCGCGAACAGCTCGGCATTCCGCAGGAACAGACGGTGCTGACCGGCTTCGAGAGGGGCAACCTGACGTTCACGGTCGTGAAAGGCGAGAACCGCGAGAAGTTCATCAAGGACTACGTCAGCAAGAACAAGGACGAAGCCGGCATCATCTACGCGGCAACGCGGAAAGCGGTCGAAAGTGTGCACGATCAGCTCGCACGCAGCGGTGTCGCGGTCGCCAAATACCACGGCGGCATGGACGATTATGAACGGCAGCGCGAACAGGACCGGTTCCTGAATGACGAAGCATCCGTCATGGTGGCGACGAACGCGTTCGGCATGGGAATCGACAAATCCAATATCCGCTACGTCATCCACTACCAGATGCCGAAGAACATGGAGAGCTACTACCAGGAAGCCGGGCGTGCCGGGCGGGACGGACTCGACAGCGAGTGCATCCTGCTGTTCGCCTCCCAGGACATCCAGACGCAGCGGTTCCTGATCGAGCAGTCGCAGGATCCGTCGCGCATGCGTTCAGAAACCGAGAAACTGCAGGGGATGATTGACTACTGCCATACGGAGGACTGTCTCCAGCAGTACATCATCACCTACTTCGGCGAACAGGAACCGCCGCCGTGCGGACGCTGTGCGAACTGTACGGATACCCGCGAGCAGCTCGACGTCACACTCGATGCCCAGAAAGTGCTGTCCTGCGTCATCCGTATGGGGCAGCGGTTCGGCAAGACGATGATCGCCCAGGTGCTGACAGGCTCCCGCAACAAGAAACTGCTCGAGTTCCGGTTCGACGAACTGTCGACATACGGACTCATGAAAGGGAAGAATGCCAAAGAAGTGGCGGATTTCATAGAGTTCCTCATTTCGGCGAACTGCCTGTCCGTCGAGAACGGCCAGTTCCCGACCATCCAAGTGGCGGAACGGGGGAAAGACGTTCTTCTCGGTAAAGAGAAGATCGGGCGGAAAGGATCGTTCGTGACGAAACAGCTGACCGAAGATGACCCGCTGTTCGAGCGGCTGCGCCAGCTGCGCCGCACACTCGCCCAGGAAGCGGGCGTTCCGCCATTCGTCATCTTCTCGGACAAGACCCTGAAGGACATGGCCGCAAAGAAACCGCGGACAGCGGACGAATTCCTCGATGTCAACGGGGTCGGCCAGAGCAAACTCGAATCATACGGCGAAGTGTTCATCACAGAAATCGAGTCGTTCGGTCTCCAGGAAGCCTGA
- a CDS encoding MFS transporter — MDWIHDYLKRGVRMRFFVYLIVFFSFFDLFSQLPIMSPFALSLGATTFIAGLVVGTYSLANVFGNIFSGFITDRRGPFLILLIGLFMNAVSLSLYSAVHAPWLLVAIRFVHGFTNGLIIPAAFTFLANRAEPEKRGKSTAISGAFVGLAAIAGPAYSGIISSKITTPGIMLINGVIMVILAACAIVFLRTFKRGKKPSAKPDSKEVRGLFRNRGIQRAFAGAFFLMFSQGVLALILPLKVEALGFETKTTGMLLSTFGVIAILVFLLPINRIFDRVRPMITLAFGISLMGVSMLLLSGADDLASLFGTMSVYGVGFAFLFPSINSLLIDSSSPASRGRAYGYFYAFFSMGVVAGSYVIGALDLEYRSAFIVTGIVLLIVAVYTIYGLMRKQSSPVRP, encoded by the coding sequence ATGGACTGGATACATGATTATTTGAAACGAGGCGTTCGTATGCGTTTTTTTGTCTACCTGATCGTGTTCTTCTCCTTTTTCGATCTGTTTTCCCAGCTGCCGATCATGAGTCCGTTCGCGCTGTCCCTCGGCGCGACGACGTTCATCGCCGGCCTGGTCGTCGGTACATATTCGCTCGCAAATGTCTTCGGCAACATCTTTTCGGGATTCATCACCGATCGGCGCGGGCCGTTTCTGATCCTGCTGATCGGTCTGTTCATGAACGCGGTCTCCCTCAGCCTGTATTCGGCGGTGCATGCGCCGTGGCTGCTCGTTGCCATCCGGTTTGTCCATGGATTCACGAACGGTCTGATCATCCCGGCGGCGTTCACGTTCCTCGCAAACCGGGCGGAACCTGAAAAGCGCGGCAAGAGTACAGCAATTTCCGGTGCGTTCGTCGGCCTGGCCGCCATTGCCGGGCCCGCGTACAGCGGGATCATATCTTCAAAGATCACGACGCCCGGCATCATGCTCATCAACGGGGTCATCATGGTAATCCTGGCAGCATGCGCAATCGTCTTCCTGAGGACGTTTAAGCGCGGAAAGAAGCCATCAGCGAAGCCGGACAGCAAGGAAGTCCGGGGACTGTTCCGCAACAGGGGAATCCAGCGGGCGTTTGCCGGCGCCTTCTTCCTCATGTTCTCACAGGGGGTGCTTGCGCTCATCCTGCCGCTCAAAGTCGAGGCGCTCGGGTTCGAGACGAAAACGACCGGGATGCTGCTGAGCACGTTTGGCGTGATCGCCATTCTCGTGTTCCTGCTGCCGATCAACCGGATCTTCGACCGTGTGCGTCCGATGATCACGCTGGCGTTCGGGATCTCGCTCATGGGCGTCAGCATGCTGCTGCTGAGCGGTGCGGATGATCTGGCCAGCCTGTTCGGCACGATGTCCGTCTATGGCGTCGGGTTCGCGTTCCTGTTCCCGTCCATCAACTCCCTGCTGATCGATTCCTCGAGTCCCGCGTCCCGCGGCCGGGCGTATGGCTATTTCTATGCGTTCTTCTCGATGGGTGTCGTGGCGGGCTCCTACGTCATCGGTGCGCTCGATCTCGAGTACCGCTCCGCGTTCATCGTTACGGGCATCGTGCTGCTGATCGTCGCTGTCTACACGATCTACGGCCTGATGCGTAAGCAGTCGTCCCCTGTCCGGCCCTGA
- a CDS encoding diaminopimelate dehydrogenase, whose product MVNAIRIGIAGYGNLGKGVAHAVAQQPDMVCAGIFTRRPAASIEPVNNKVPVYPMDAIEQYADKIDVMVLCGGSRSDLPEQGPALAKWFTTVDSYDTHAKIPEYYAALDDAASAAGTTAVLSVGWDPGLFSINRLYGETVLADGATYTFWGKGLSQGHSDAVRRVEGVSQAVQYTIPSEEAIAKVRAGGAPELTTGEKHTRECYVVLEEGTDAAKVEEAIVTMPDYFADYSTTVHFITAEELAAEHSAMPHGGFVIRCGNTGAGSRQVMEYSLTLDSNPEFTSSVLTAYARAAHKLSRSGQHGAKTVFDIAPGLLSPKDPAQLRKELL is encoded by the coding sequence ATGGTAAACGCAATACGCATCGGCATCGCAGGGTACGGCAATTTAGGAAAAGGCGTGGCGCATGCAGTTGCCCAACAGCCGGATATGGTTTGTGCCGGAATCTTCACACGCCGGCCGGCGGCATCGATCGAGCCGGTGAACAATAAAGTACCTGTCTATCCTATGGATGCAATCGAGCAATATGCCGACAAGATCGATGTCATGGTCCTTTGCGGAGGGTCGCGGTCCGATCTGCCTGAACAGGGCCCGGCACTCGCCAAGTGGTTCACGACTGTCGACAGTTACGACACACATGCCAAAATACCGGAATACTACGCTGCACTCGATGACGCGGCATCGGCAGCCGGCACGACCGCTGTCCTGTCCGTCGGCTGGGATCCCGGCCTGTTCTCCATCAACCGTCTGTACGGGGAGACGGTGCTCGCAGACGGGGCGACGTATACGTTCTGGGGCAAAGGGCTGAGCCAGGGACACTCCGATGCAGTGCGCCGCGTCGAAGGCGTCTCGCAGGCTGTACAATATACGATTCCATCGGAGGAAGCGATCGCAAAAGTGCGGGCAGGCGGGGCGCCTGAACTGACGACAGGCGAAAAGCATACGCGGGAGTGTTATGTCGTCCTTGAAGAAGGCACCGATGCAGCGAAAGTCGAGGAAGCGATCGTCACCATGCCCGATTACTTCGCGGATTACTCGACGACTGTGCATTTTATCACAGCGGAAGAGCTGGCGGCAGAACACAGCGCCATGCCGCACGGTGGATTCGTCATCCGGTGCGGAAACACCGGCGCCGGAAGCCGCCAGGTGATGGAATACTCCCTGACGCTCGACAGCAATCCGGAATTTACGTCGAGTGTCCTGACCGCCTATGCACGCGCAGCGCATAAGCTGTCCAGGAGCGGCCAGCACGGAGCGAAGACGGTATTCGATATCGCACCCGGCCTGCTGTCACCGAAAGATCCGGCACAGCTGCGGAAAGAATTGCTGTAA
- a CDS encoding M42 family metallopeptidase, protein MAKLDETLTMLKDLTDAKGIGGNEREPRDVMKRYIEPYADEIDQDGLGSLIAKQTGETDGPKIMVAGHLDEVGFMITRIDEKGFLSFQTVGGWWSQVMLAQRVTIVTRKGDTVTGVIGSKPPHILSPEARKKPVDIKDMFIDIGASSREEAAEWGVAPGDMVVPYFEFTVMNNEKYLLAKAWDNRIGCAIAIDVMKALKEEGHPNTLFSVGAVQEEVGLRGAGTAATKIKPDIGFAVDVGIAGDTPGVSVKEAASKMGDGPQIILYDASMVGHKGLRDFVVDTAEENGIPYQFDAIAGGGTDAGSIHLSGNGVPSIAITIATRYIHSHAAMLHRDDYENAVKLLTAVIKKLDKDTVMKITAE, encoded by the coding sequence TTGGCGAAACTGGATGAAACACTGACAATGCTGAAAGACTTAACGGATGCAAAAGGGATCGGCGGCAACGAACGTGAACCGCGCGACGTCATGAAGCGCTACATCGAACCGTATGCCGATGAAATCGACCAGGACGGACTCGGTTCCCTGATCGCGAAGCAGACAGGCGAGACGGACGGCCCGAAAATCATGGTTGCAGGCCACTTGGATGAAGTCGGCTTCATGATCACCCGGATCGACGAAAAAGGGTTCCTCAGCTTCCAGACGGTCGGCGGCTGGTGGTCGCAGGTCATGCTCGCACAGCGTGTAACGATCGTGACGCGCAAAGGGGATACGGTCACAGGCGTGATCGGTTCGAAGCCGCCGCATATCCTGTCGCCGGAAGCGCGCAAGAAGCCGGTCGACATCAAGGATATGTTCATCGATATCGGTGCATCTTCGCGCGAGGAAGCGGCAGAGTGGGGCGTGGCTCCCGGGGACATGGTCGTACCGTATTTCGAATTCACGGTCATGAACAATGAGAAGTACCTGCTCGCAAAAGCATGGGATAACCGGATCGGCTGTGCCATCGCGATCGACGTCATGAAGGCGCTGAAAGAGGAAGGGCATCCGAACACGCTGTTCAGCGTCGGAGCGGTACAGGAGGAAGTCGGCCTGCGCGGAGCAGGCACGGCCGCCACGAAAATCAAGCCCGATATCGGCTTTGCGGTCGATGTTGGCATTGCCGGCGACACACCAGGGGTATCCGTCAAAGAGGCGGCTTCCAAAATGGGGGACGGCCCGCAGATCATCCTCTATGATGCGTCCATGGTCGGACACAAAGGGCTGCGCGATTTCGTCGTCGATACAGCCGAAGAGAACGGAATCCCGTACCAGTTCGACGCCATAGCAGGCGGCGGCACGGATGCAGGCTCCATCCACTTGAGCGGCAATGGGGTTCCGTCGATCGCCATCACGATCGCAACCCGCTACATCCACAGCCATGCAGCGATGCTCCACCGGGATGACTACGAGAATGCAGTGAAATTGCTGACGGCCGTCATCAAAAAGCTCGACAAAGATACGGTCATGAAGATTACAGCTGAATAA
- the argF gene encoding ornithine carbamoyltransferase, whose amino-acid sequence MTSPLEMKYTEKKLKGMDFLTVTDFTADDLYYLLDKAVKMKKDFEAGKGSQPLAGKTLGMVFEKNSTRTRISFDVGMNQLGGHSLMMNPNDLQIGRGETIADTAKVFSEYLDAVMIRANSHDMVKEFAENADIPVINGLTDKFHPCQALADLLTMLEVKGKLAGLKAAYIGDGNNVAHSLLLACAKMGIDTAIATPAGYEMDTDVAQEVEQEAKEAGAVFTQTTDPAEAAADADFLYTDVWVSMGEDSEKEARLKAFEGYQIDEQLAKHAKPDYTFMHCLPAHRGLEVSADVIDGSHSVVFQQAGNRMHAQKSLLAALL is encoded by the coding sequence ATGACAAGCCCATTGGAGATGAAATACACAGAGAAGAAACTGAAAGGCATGGACTTTTTGACCGTCACCGATTTCACTGCGGATGATCTCTATTACTTGCTGGACAAAGCCGTCAAGATGAAGAAAGATTTCGAAGCAGGCAAGGGAAGTCAGCCGCTTGCAGGCAAGACGCTCGGCATGGTGTTCGAGAAGAATTCCACACGCACACGAATTTCGTTCGATGTCGGCATGAACCAGCTTGGCGGACACTCACTCATGATGAATCCGAACGACCTGCAAATCGGCCGCGGCGAAACGATTGCAGACACTGCGAAAGTGTTTTCGGAATACTTGGATGCCGTCATGATCCGTGCAAATTCACATGACATGGTGAAGGAATTTGCGGAGAATGCGGATATCCCGGTCATCAATGGGCTCACAGATAAGTTCCACCCATGCCAAGCGCTTGCGGATCTGCTGACGATGCTCGAAGTGAAAGGCAAACTGGCCGGTCTGAAGGCAGCGTATATCGGGGACGGCAATAACGTCGCGCACTCCCTTCTGCTTGCCTGTGCAAAGATGGGCATCGATACGGCGATCGCGACACCTGCCGGCTACGAAATGGATACGGACGTCGCACAGGAAGTCGAACAGGAGGCGAAAGAAGCCGGCGCTGTGTTCACGCAGACAACCGATCCAGCAGAAGCAGCAGCGGATGCCGATTTCCTCTATACCGATGTTTGGGTCAGCATGGGGGAGGACAGTGAGAAGGAAGCGCGCCTAAAAGCGTTCGAAGGGTATCAGATCGATGAACAGCTGGCGAAGCATGCGAAACCGGATTACACCTTCATGCACTGCCTGCCGGCGCACAGAGGGCTGGAAGTGTCCGCAGATGTGATCGACGGCAGCCACTCGGTCGTGTTCCAGCAGGCGGGCAACCGTATGCACGCCCAGAAATCACTGCTCGCCGCCTTGTTATAA
- the sspI gene encoding small acid-soluble spore protein SspI codes for MDFQIRDAISANMTNNKAQDIRGVVDDAIQRGEEHLLPGLGVFFEKLWQRADDQEKMKITGELEQAFAAGQ; via the coding sequence ATGGACTTTCAGATCAGGGATGCCATCTCCGCCAATATGACGAATAACAAAGCTCAGGATATCAGAGGCGTCGTCGACGATGCCATCCAGCGCGGCGAAGAACATCTGCTGCCGGGACTCGGTGTGTTCTTCGAAAAATTGTGGCAGCGCGCAGATGACCAGGAAAAGATGAAGATCACCGGTGAGCTTGAGCAGGCATTCGCCGCCGGACAATGA
- a CDS encoding TrmH family RNA methyltransferase, with protein sequence MGKRIESPQNALVKHWKKLVSTRKERDRSEEFVLEGFHLVEEALKQKDIVLHVMVREDVELPAGMDIPDAKRVDITKPVAAEISETEHPQGLFAHCRQPLASDGQYDAWKRVLLIDAVQDPGNVGTMIRTADAAGMDAVILGKGSADPYNPKTVRSAQGSHFHIPVVRGDLAEWIGRAKENGLRVIGTGLDQAKDHYDADVSDAFALLVGNEGAGVAPEYLGEADTIVKIPLYGDAESLNVAVATGILLYTYARR encoded by the coding sequence ATGGGGAAACGAATCGAATCACCGCAGAACGCGCTTGTGAAACATTGGAAGAAACTTGTGTCGACCCGGAAAGAACGGGACCGCTCGGAAGAATTCGTGCTGGAAGGGTTCCACCTCGTGGAAGAGGCACTGAAACAGAAGGACATCGTGCTGCATGTCATGGTACGGGAAGACGTCGAACTCCCCGCAGGCATGGACATCCCGGATGCAAAACGGGTCGATATCACGAAACCCGTGGCGGCGGAAATTTCGGAGACCGAGCATCCGCAGGGGCTCTTTGCGCACTGCAGGCAGCCGCTTGCATCCGACGGTCAGTATGATGCCTGGAAACGTGTCCTGCTGATCGACGCTGTCCAGGACCCGGGCAACGTCGGCACGATGATCCGGACAGCGGATGCTGCCGGCATGGATGCCGTCATCCTTGGAAAAGGGAGCGCCGATCCGTATAATCCGAAGACCGTCCGCTCGGCGCAGGGATCGCATTTCCATATCCCCGTCGTCCGCGGCGACCTGGCGGAATGGATCGGCCGGGCGAAAGAGAACGGCCTCCGTGTGATCGGAACGGGTCTTGACCAGGCGAAGGACCATTATGACGCCGACGTGTCCGATGCCTTCGCGCTGCTCGTCGGCAATGAAGGCGCCGGTGTCGCGCCTGAGTATCTCGGCGAAGCGGACACGATCGTCAAGATTCCGCTGTACGGTGACGCGGAGTCGCTGAACGTCGCGGTCGCCACGGGCATCCTGCTGTACACATATGCCCGCAGGTGA
- the pheS gene encoding phenylalanine--tRNA ligase subunit alpha: MEQQLEQLKQEALQKIEAASSVKELNDVRVAYLGKKGPITDLLKGMGKLPAEERPKMGALVNVVRETVTTELETKMAQLEEQAVNEKLAKETIDITLPGRPVKLGNHHPLTRVVEEIEDFFISMGYEIAEGPEVEKDYFNFEALNLPKGHPARDMQDSFYISEDVLLRTHTSPVQARTMAAKEGEAIKIICPGKVYRRDNDDATHSHQFTQIEGLVVGEDIRMSDLKGTLALFAKKMFGEEREIRLRPSFFPFTEPSVEMDISCFKCGGEGCNVCKKTGWIEILGAGMVHPNVLEMAGYDPAVYTGFAFGMGPERIAMLKYGVEDIRHFFTNDMRFISQFHRTEA; this comes from the coding sequence ATGGAACAGCAGTTGGAACAGTTGAAACAGGAAGCATTGCAGAAGATCGAAGCGGCGTCTTCGGTTAAAGAGCTGAATGATGTGCGCGTTGCGTATTTAGGGAAGAAGGGGCCGATCACGGACCTCTTGAAAGGCATGGGGAAACTCCCTGCGGAGGAACGTCCGAAGATGGGGGCCCTCGTGAACGTCGTGCGGGAGACTGTGACGACGGAACTCGAGACCAAGATGGCGCAGCTGGAAGAACAAGCGGTCAATGAAAAGCTCGCGAAGGAGACGATCGATATCACGCTGCCGGGCCGTCCAGTGAAACTCGGCAACCACCACCCGCTCACCCGGGTCGTCGAGGAAATCGAGGACTTCTTCATCAGCATGGGTTACGAAATCGCAGAAGGGCCGGAAGTCGAGAAGGACTACTTCAACTTCGAAGCGCTGAACCTGCCGAAAGGCCACCCGGCGCGCGACATGCAGGACTCGTTCTACATTTCGGAGGACGTGCTGCTGCGCACGCACACCTCGCCGGTACAGGCACGGACAATGGCTGCGAAAGAAGGCGAAGCCATCAAGATCATCTGTCCGGGCAAAGTGTACCGCCGCGATAACGACGACGCGACGCACTCCCACCAGTTCACGCAGATCGAGGGCCTCGTCGTCGGTGAAGATATCCGCATGAGCGACCTGAAGGGGACGCTCGCCCTGTTCGCGAAGAAGATGTTCGGCGAGGAGCGGGAAATCCGCCTGCGCCCGAGTTTCTTCCCGTTCACGGAGCCGTCCGTCGAAATGGACATCTCCTGCTTCAAGTGCGGCGGGGAAGGATGCAATGTCTGTAAGAAGACGGGCTGGATCGAAATCCTCGGTGCCGGTATGGTGCACCCGAACGTGCTCGAGATGGCGGGCTATGACCCGGCCGTCTACACCGGGTTCGCGTTCGGCATGGGGCCGGAACGGATTGCGATGCTGAAATACGGCGTCGAGGACATCCGCCATTTCTTCACGAACGACATGCGATTCATATCACAATTTCACCGCACAGAAGCGTAA